Proteins from one Stenotrophomonas aracearum genomic window:
- a CDS encoding type II toxin-antitoxin system RatA family toxin produces MPTIKRSALVEHSAARMFDLVNDIDAYPRRFRWCSAAQVLETGPDRVVARLDLGLGSFSTWFMTENTLQRPHHIDMQLRDGPFKRLHGRWEFHSLAEDACKVTLTLEFEPNSRLLGPALALGFQGLADRMVNDFVRVADEQD; encoded by the coding sequence ATGCCAACCATCAAACGTAGTGCCCTGGTCGAACATTCGGCTGCCCGCATGTTCGACCTGGTCAATGATATCGACGCCTACCCCCGGCGCTTCCGCTGGTGCTCTGCCGCGCAGGTCCTGGAAACGGGTCCGGACCGGGTGGTGGCGCGGCTGGATCTGGGCCTGGGGTCGTTTTCGACCTGGTTCATGACCGAAAACACCCTGCAGCGTCCGCACCATATTGATATGCAGCTGCGTGATGGACCGTTCAAGCGCCTGCACGGCCGCTGGGAGTTCCATTCGCTGGCCGAGGACGCCTGCAAGGTGACCCTGACCCTGGAGTTCGAACCGAACTCGCGGCTGCTTGGGCCGGCGCTGGCGCTGGGCTTTCAGGGCCTGGCCGACCGCATGGTCAATGATTTCGTCCGTGTTGCCGACGAGCAGGACTGA
- a CDS encoding RnfH family protein, translated as MIRVEVVLAWPERVESRLLELGDGATVAEAVAAAGIEGSGDCPAVAVHGVLAKPGQVLRDGDRVELLRPLVADPKDNRRRRAAPRKP; from the coding sequence GTGATCCGCGTGGAGGTGGTGCTGGCCTGGCCGGAGCGGGTGGAATCACGCCTGCTGGAGCTGGGCGATGGCGCCACGGTGGCCGAGGCGGTTGCGGCGGCGGGGATCGAGGGGAGCGGGGATTGCCCGGCCGTGGCCGTGCATGGGGTGCTGGCGAAACCCGGCCAGGTGCTTCGTGACGGTGACCGGGTAGAGCTGCTGAGGCCGCTGGTAGCAGACCCCAAAGACAATCGGCGGCGGCGGGCTGCGCCTCGAAAGCCCTGA
- a CDS encoding outer membrane protein assembly factor BamE: MRNLLLVAAVALSTTGCGIIYKQPIYQGNLIREQSVGQLQVGQSKQQVNALLGTPSIDDPFHAQRWDYTASQRLDRLGRTETKNFVVFFENDQVTRWEGDFFPNNDAQLARDQVRQFGRNLAKDKKKQRGR; the protein is encoded by the coding sequence ATGCGCAATCTCCTGCTGGTCGCCGCCGTTGCCCTGTCCACCACGGGCTGCGGCATCATCTACAAGCAACCCATCTACCAGGGCAACCTGATCCGGGAGCAGTCCGTCGGTCAGCTGCAGGTGGGCCAGAGCAAGCAGCAGGTCAACGCCCTGCTCGGCACCCCATCCATCGACGACCCGTTCCACGCCCAGCGCTGGGACTACACCGCCAGCCAGCGGCTGGACCGCCTGGGCCGGACCGAGACCAAAAATTTCGTCGTGTTCTTCGAGAACGACCAGGTGACCCGTTGGGAGGGTGATTTCTTCCCGAACAACGACGCCCAGCTGGCCCGCGACCAGGTGCGCCAGTTCGGCCGCAACCTGGCCAAGGACAAGAAGAAGCAGCGCGGCCGGTAA
- the fur gene encoding ferric iron uptake transcriptional regulator encodes METHDLRKVGLKVTHPRMRILALLEQRDAQKHQHHMTAEDIYRQLLEHGDEIGLATVYRVLTQFEAAGLVLKHNFEGGQAVYELDRGGHHDHMVDVDSGKIIEFESHEIEELQRKIAADHGYELEEHSLVLYVRKKRK; translated from the coding sequence ATGGAAACCCACGACCTGCGAAAAGTTGGCCTGAAGGTGACCCATCCGCGTATGCGGATCCTTGCCCTGCTCGAGCAGCGCGACGCCCAGAAGCACCAGCACCACATGACGGCCGAAGACATCTACCGCCAGCTGCTGGAGCACGGCGACGAGATCGGCCTGGCCACGGTGTACCGGGTGCTGACCCAGTTCGAGGCCGCCGGCCTGGTGCTGAAGCACAATTTCGAAGGCGGCCAGGCCGTTTACGAACTGGACCGCGGCGGCCACCACGACCATATGGTCGACGTGGACTCGGGCAAGATCATCGAGTTCGAAAGCCACGAAATCGAGGAACTTCAGCGCAAGATCGCCGCCGACCACGGCTACGAGCTGGAAGAGCACTCGCTGGTGCTTTACGTACGCAAAAAGCGCAAATAG
- the recN gene encoding DNA repair protein RecN, whose product MLRHLSIKDFAVVRATELEFGAGMTVVSGETGAGKSLMVDALGFLSGLRADSGVVRHGAARAELSAEFAPGDDAPARRWLRENELDDDEQCQLRRIIRADGGSRAWINGRPVTLSQLSELAGMLVEIHGQHEQQALLARPSQLALLDAYARNDAERVQVRQAAARWQALVDEADALSRQGDVSDRIGFLEHQLGELQREDLEPASIAALGSSHRRQAHAGALVSACDVAAARLNGDDDVSVLQLLQQTRHDLARVAEHDARLGEVDALLDSAVIQLHEALALLDRVHDDLDADPEQFEDIERRLGRLHDLARKHRVPMEGLAEHRDAMEAEVEQLRGADTRLQALAGEIDRAAGQWQAVAATLSSSRSTAAKALSETTTALIGELGMGGGQFLIEIEPHAAAKPDPNGAERVEFLVAANAGQPPRALRKVASGGELSRISLAIEVAALGLDAVPTMVFDEVDSGIGGAVADIVGQKLRALGEKRQVLCVTHLPQVASKGHAHYRVSKAPVEGMTQSAVEKLDARAREEELARMLGGVEVTKEARAAARKLLQA is encoded by the coding sequence ATGCTCAGACATCTATCGATCAAGGATTTTGCCGTGGTCCGCGCCACCGAACTGGAGTTCGGCGCGGGCATGACCGTGGTTTCCGGCGAGACCGGCGCAGGCAAGTCGCTGATGGTCGACGCGCTGGGCTTCCTGTCCGGCCTGCGCGCCGACAGCGGCGTGGTCCGCCACGGCGCCGCCCGCGCCGAGCTGTCGGCCGAGTTCGCCCCCGGCGACGACGCCCCGGCCCGGCGCTGGCTGCGCGAGAACGAGCTGGACGACGACGAACAGTGCCAGCTGCGCCGGATCATCCGCGCCGACGGCGGTTCGCGCGCCTGGATCAACGGACGCCCGGTGACCCTGTCGCAGCTGAGCGAACTGGCCGGCATGCTGGTCGAGATCCACGGCCAGCATGAACAGCAGGCGCTGCTGGCACGGCCGTCGCAGCTGGCCCTGCTGGACGCCTATGCGCGCAACGACGCCGAACGCGTCCAGGTGCGCCAGGCGGCCGCGCGCTGGCAGGCCCTGGTGGACGAGGCCGACGCGCTCTCGCGCCAGGGCGATGTCAGCGACCGCATCGGCTTCCTCGAACACCAGCTCGGCGAACTGCAACGCGAAGACCTGGAACCGGCGTCGATCGCAGCGCTCGGCAGCAGCCACCGCCGCCAGGCCCACGCCGGGGCGCTGGTCAGCGCCTGCGACGTAGCCGCCGCACGCCTCAATGGCGACGATGACGTGTCGGTGCTGCAGCTGCTGCAGCAGACCCGGCACGACCTCGCACGCGTGGCCGAGCACGACGCCCGGTTGGGCGAGGTGGACGCGCTGCTGGACAGCGCGGTGATCCAGCTGCACGAAGCCCTGGCCCTGCTCGACCGGGTCCACGACGACCTGGACGCCGACCCGGAACAGTTCGAGGACATCGAACGCCGGCTGGGCCGACTGCACGACCTGGCCCGCAAGCACCGCGTGCCGATGGAGGGACTGGCCGAGCACCGCGACGCGATGGAAGCCGAGGTCGAACAGCTGCGCGGCGCCGATACCCGCCTGCAGGCCTTGGCCGGCGAGATCGACCGCGCCGCCGGGCAGTGGCAGGCCGTGGCCGCCACCCTCAGCAGCAGCCGCAGCACGGCCGCCAAGGCCTTGTCGGAGACCACCACCGCGCTGATCGGCGAACTCGGCATGGGCGGCGGCCAGTTCCTGATCGAGATCGAACCGCACGCGGCGGCCAAGCCGGACCCGAACGGGGCCGAGCGGGTCGAATTCCTGGTCGCGGCCAACGCCGGGCAGCCCCCGCGCGCACTGCGCAAGGTCGCCTCCGGCGGCGAGCTCTCGCGCATCTCGCTGGCGATCGAAGTGGCCGCGCTGGGCCTGGACGCGGTGCCGACCATGGTCTTCGACGAAGTCGATTCCGGCATCGGCGGCGCGGTCGCCGACATCGTCGGCCAGAAGCTGCGTGCGCTGGGCGAGAAGCGCCAGGTGCTGTGCGTCACCCACCTGCCCCAGGTCGCCTCCAAGGGCCACGCCCACTACCGGGTCAGCAAGGCCCCGGTGGAAGGCATGACCCAGAGCGCGGTGGAAAAACTGGACGCCCGCGCCCGCGAAGAAGAACTCGCGCGCATGCTCGGCGGCGTAGAGGTCACCAAGGAAGCCCGCGCCGCCGCCCGCAAGCTCCTGCAGGCATAA
- the hrcA gene encoding heat-inducible transcriptional repressor HrcA yields the protein MHPSAPHLAPRARHLLRTLIARHIQDGEPVGSQTLARLAGLDVSPATIRNILGDLEDLGLLSSAHVSAGRVPTAHGYRVFVDSLVKMQPPGEGELSRLRSELSTGAGTQALLGSASELLSAMSHFVGVVGAPKREQFAFRHIDFVALDAPRVLAILVFADNEVQNRVIEPRRSWEPAELEQVANYLNAHCAGRPLSEIRSRLLVELRDARSEMEQLLAHSVELAEQAMAPPADDIVLAGQTRLMGVQDLSDLDRLRELFDLFASKREILQLLERTIQAPGVRIFIGEETGVMPLENISLVTAPYSAGGQVLGVLGVIGPKRMAYDRMIPLVEATAQVLGAALDAPGGAGLSRDRG from the coding sequence ATGCATCCGTCCGCGCCTCATCTCGCCCCGCGCGCCCGCCACCTGCTGCGGACACTGATCGCGCGCCACATCCAGGACGGCGAGCCGGTCGGGTCGCAGACCCTGGCGCGGCTGGCCGGGCTGGACGTGAGCCCGGCCACCATCCGCAACATCCTCGGCGACCTGGAAGACCTCGGCCTGCTCAGCTCGGCGCACGTCTCGGCCGGGCGCGTGCCCACCGCGCACGGCTACCGGGTGTTCGTGGACAGCCTGGTCAAGATGCAGCCGCCCGGCGAGGGCGAGCTGAGCCGGCTGCGCAGCGAGCTCTCGACCGGGGCGGGCACCCAGGCCCTGCTGGGCAGCGCCTCGGAGCTGCTCTCGGCAATGAGCCACTTCGTCGGCGTGGTCGGTGCGCCCAAGCGCGAACAGTTCGCGTTCCGGCATATCGATTTCGTGGCGCTGGACGCGCCCCGGGTGCTGGCGATCCTGGTCTTCGCCGACAACGAGGTGCAGAACCGGGTGATCGAACCCCGGCGCAGCTGGGAGCCGGCCGAGCTGGAGCAGGTCGCCAATTACCTCAATGCCCACTGTGCCGGGCGGCCGCTGTCCGAGATCCGTTCAAGGCTGCTGGTCGAGCTGCGCGACGCGCGCTCGGAGATGGAACAACTGCTGGCGCACAGCGTGGAGCTGGCCGAGCAGGCGATGGCGCCGCCGGCCGACGATATCGTGCTGGCCGGGCAGACCCGGCTGATGGGGGTGCAGGACCTGTCCGACCTGGACCGGCTGCGCGAACTGTTCGACCTGTTCGCCAGCAAGCGCGAGATCCTGCAGCTGCTGGAGCGCACCATCCAGGCCCCGGGCGTGCGCATCTTCATCGGCGAGGAAACCGGGGTGATGCCGCTGGAGAACATCTCGCTGGTCACCGCGCCGTACTCGGCCGGCGGCCAGGTGCTGGGGGTGCTGGGGGTGATCGGGCCGAAGCGGATGGCCTACGACCGCATGATCCCGCTGGTGGAAGCCACCGCCCAGGTGCTGGGCGCCGCGCTGGATGCGCCGGGCGGGGCCGGATTGTCCCGCGATCGCGGATAA
- the grpE gene encoding nucleotide exchange factor GrpE: MNQDQPDIASQTPAGDAAPGDSLQQQLDSLHNELALLRSESLRERADLDNQRKRVARDVEQARRFANEKLLGELLPVFDSLDAGLNAAGAEPSPLREGLELTYKQLLKVAADNGLTLLDPTGQPFNPEHHQAISQVDAPGAAPGSVVQVFQKGYLLNDRLLRPALVVVARD; the protein is encoded by the coding sequence ATGAACCAAGATCAGCCTGATATCGCATCCCAGACCCCGGCCGGCGACGCCGCCCCGGGCGATTCCCTGCAGCAGCAGCTGGACAGCCTGCACAACGAGCTGGCCCTGCTCCGGTCCGAGTCGCTGCGTGAGCGCGCCGACCTGGACAACCAGCGCAAGCGCGTGGCCCGCGACGTCGAACAGGCGCGCCGCTTCGCCAATGAAAAGCTGCTGGGCGAGCTGCTGCCCGTGTTCGACAGCTTGGACGCCGGGCTGAATGCCGCCGGTGCCGAGCCGAGCCCGCTGCGCGAAGGCCTGGAGCTGACCTACAAGCAGCTGCTCAAGGTCGCCGCCGACAACGGCCTGACCCTGCTCGACCCGACCGGCCAGCCGTTCAACCCCGAACACCACCAGGCGATCAGCCAGGTCGACGCCCCCGGCGCCGCCCCGGGCAGCGTGGTCCAGGTGTTCCAGAAGGGCTATCTGCTCAACGACCGCCTGCTGCGTCCGGCTTTGGTCGTGGTCGCCCGCGACTGA
- the dnaK gene encoding molecular chaperone DnaK, producing MGKIIGIDLGTTNSCVAIMDGGKARVIENAEGDRTTPSIVAYTKDGEVLVGASAKRQAVTNPKNTFYAVKRLIGRKFTDAEVQKDIAHVPYGILAHDNGDAWVQTSDAKKMAPQEISARVLEKMKKTAEAYLGETVTEAVITVPAYFNDSQRQATKDAGRIAGLEVKRIINEPTAAALAYGLDKGDGKDRKIVVYDLGGGTFDVSIIEIANVDGEKQFEVLATNGDTFLGGEDFDNRVIEYLVDEFNKDQGIDLRKDPLALQRLKDAAERAKIELSTSQQTEVNLPYVTADASGPKHLNIKLTRAKLEALVEDLIKKSIEPCRIALNDAGLRSSDISEVILVGGQTRMPKVQQAVTEFFGKEPRKDVNPDEAVALGAAIQGGVLGGDVKDVLLLDVTPLSLGIETMGGVFTKIIEKNTTIPTKASQVFSTAEDNQSAVTVHVLQGEREQARYNKSLAKFDLSGIEPAPRGLPQVEVSFDIDANGILHVSAKDKKTNKEQKVEIKAGSGLSEDEIARMVADAEANREEDKKFHELVQARNQADALIHGTRTAITEHGSKVGGDVIGKVESALADLETAMKGDDKAQIEAKSKALEEAGQALFAAASAGDQGGAPGADAGAGGNGGAQDDVVDAEFTEVKDDKKS from the coding sequence ATGGGCAAGATCATTGGTATCGACCTCGGCACCACCAACTCGTGCGTGGCGATCATGGACGGCGGCAAGGCCCGCGTCATCGAAAATGCCGAAGGCGACCGCACCACGCCTTCCATCGTCGCCTACACCAAGGACGGCGAAGTGCTGGTCGGTGCCTCGGCCAAGCGCCAGGCCGTGACCAACCCGAAGAACACCTTCTACGCCGTCAAGCGCCTGATCGGCCGCAAGTTCACCGACGCTGAAGTCCAGAAGGACATCGCGCACGTGCCCTACGGCATCCTGGCCCACGACAACGGCGACGCCTGGGTCCAGACCAGCGACGCCAAGAAGATGGCCCCGCAGGAAATCTCCGCCCGCGTGCTGGAGAAGATGAAGAAGACCGCCGAAGCGTACCTGGGTGAGACCGTCACCGAGGCCGTGATCACCGTGCCGGCCTACTTCAACGACAGCCAGCGCCAGGCGACCAAGGACGCCGGCCGCATCGCGGGCCTGGAAGTGAAGCGCATCATCAACGAGCCGACCGCCGCGGCCCTGGCCTATGGCCTGGACAAGGGCGACGGCAAGGACCGCAAGATCGTCGTGTACGACCTGGGCGGCGGCACCTTCGACGTGTCGATCATCGAAATCGCCAACGTCGACGGTGAGAAGCAGTTCGAAGTGCTGGCCACCAACGGCGACACCTTCCTGGGCGGCGAAGACTTCGACAACCGCGTCATCGAATACCTGGTGGACGAGTTCAACAAGGACCAGGGTATCGACCTGCGCAAGGATCCGCTGGCCCTGCAGCGCCTGAAGGACGCGGCCGAGCGCGCCAAGATCGAGCTCTCGACCAGCCAGCAGACCGAAGTGAACCTGCCGTACGTCACCGCCGATGCCTCCGGTCCGAAGCACCTGAACATCAAGCTGACCCGCGCCAAGCTGGAAGCGCTGGTTGAAGACCTGATCAAGAAGTCGATCGAGCCGTGCCGCATCGCGCTGAACGATGCCGGCCTGCGTTCGAGCGACATCAGCGAAGTGATCCTGGTCGGCGGCCAGACCCGCATGCCGAAGGTGCAGCAGGCGGTCACCGAGTTCTTCGGCAAGGAACCGCGCAAGGACGTCAACCCGGACGAAGCCGTGGCACTGGGTGCTGCGATCCAGGGCGGCGTGCTGGGCGGCGACGTCAAGGACGTGCTGCTGCTGGACGTGACCCCGTTGTCGCTGGGTATCGAAACCATGGGCGGCGTGTTCACCAAGATCATCGAAAAGAACACCACCATCCCGACCAAGGCCTCCCAGGTGTTCTCCACCGCCGAGGACAACCAGTCGGCCGTGACCGTGCACGTGCTGCAGGGTGAGCGCGAACAGGCCCGCTACAACAAGTCGCTGGCCAAGTTCGACCTCTCCGGCATCGAGCCGGCCCCGCGCGGCCTGCCGCAGGTGGAAGTGTCCTTCGACATCGACGCCAACGGCATCCTGCACGTGTCGGCCAAGGACAAGAAGACCAACAAGGAACAGAAGGTCGAGATCAAGGCCGGTTCGGGCCTGTCCGAGGACGAGATCGCACGCATGGTCGCCGACGCGGAAGCCAACCGCGAAGAAGACAAGAAGTTCCACGAGCTGGTCCAGGCCCGCAACCAGGCTGACGCGCTGATCCACGGTACCCGTACCGCGATCACCGAACACGGCAGCAAGGTCGGTGGCGATGTCATCGGCAAGGTCGAGTCGGCCCTGGCCGACCTGGAAACCGCGATGAAGGGCGACGACAAGGCGCAGATCGAAGCCAAGTCGAAGGCGCTGGAAGAAGCCGGCCAGGCGCTGTTCGCGGCGGCTTCGGCCGGTGACCAGGGCGGTGCCCCGGGTGCCGACGCCGGTGCCGGTGGCAACGGCGGCGCGCAGGACGACGTGGTGGACGCCGAGTTCACCGAAGTCAAGGACGACAAGAAGTCCTGA
- the dnaJ gene encoding molecular chaperone DnaJ, with translation MSKRDYYEVLGVSRTATEEELKKSYRRCAMKYHPDRNPGDSAAEASFKECKEAYETLSDANKRRMYDAHGHAAFEHGMGGGGPGGPDMGDIFGDIFGNIFGGAGGGPRQARRGADIGYVMELDLEEAVRGIERRIEIPTLSECDDCHGSGSDDGKVETCSVCQGRGQVRIQRGIFAMQQACHNCNGRGQIIQNPCKTCHGNGRVEEDKVLSVKVPAGVDTGDRIRLAGEGEAGPAGTPPGDLYVEVRVREHAIFQRDGDDLHCEVPIRISQAALGDTVRVATLGGYAEIRIPAETQTGKLFRLRGKGVRSVRSRSEGDLYCRVVVETPVNLTSEQRKLLEQFETTFTGEEARKHSPKSATFMDGVKGFWDRMTS, from the coding sequence ATGAGCAAGCGCGACTACTACGAGGTGCTGGGTGTTTCCCGCACCGCGACCGAAGAAGAACTGAAGAAGTCCTATCGCCGTTGTGCGATGAAGTATCACCCTGACCGCAATCCGGGCGACAGCGCGGCCGAAGCCTCCTTCAAGGAGTGCAAGGAAGCCTACGAAACCCTGTCCGATGCCAACAAGCGCCGCATGTACGACGCCCACGGCCACGCCGCGTTCGAGCACGGCATGGGCGGTGGTGGTCCGGGCGGCCCGGACATGGGCGACATCTTCGGGGACATCTTCGGCAACATCTTCGGTGGCGCCGGTGGTGGTCCGCGCCAGGCCCGTCGCGGCGCCGACATCGGCTACGTGATGGAGCTGGACCTGGAAGAAGCGGTGCGCGGCATCGAGCGCCGCATCGAAATTCCGACCCTGTCCGAGTGCGACGACTGCCATGGCAGCGGGTCGGACGATGGCAAGGTCGAAACCTGCAGCGTGTGCCAGGGCCGTGGCCAGGTGCGCATCCAGCGCGGCATCTTCGCCATGCAGCAGGCCTGCCACAACTGCAATGGCCGTGGCCAGATCATCCAGAACCCCTGCAAGACCTGCCACGGCAACGGTCGCGTGGAGGAAGACAAGGTGTTGTCGGTGAAGGTGCCTGCCGGCGTCGACACCGGCGACCGCATCCGCCTGGCCGGCGAAGGCGAGGCCGGTCCGGCCGGTACGCCGCCGGGCGACCTGTACGTGGAAGTGCGGGTGCGCGAGCACGCGATCTTCCAGCGCGATGGCGACGATCTGCACTGCGAAGTGCCGATCCGCATCTCGCAGGCCGCACTCGGCGACACCGTCCGCGTTGCGACCCTGGGCGGTTATGCGGAAATCCGCATTCCGGCCGAAACCCAGACCGGCAAGCTGTTCCGCCTGCGCGGCAAGGGCGTGCGTTCGGTGCGCAGCCGCAGCGAAGGCGACCTGTACTGCCGCGTGGTGGTGGAGACCCCGGTCAACCTGACCAGCGAACAGCGCAAGCTGCTCGAACAGTTCGAAACCACCTTCACCGGCGAGGAAGCGCGCAAGCATTCGCCGAAGTCGGCCACCTTCATGGACGGCGTGAAAGGCTTCTGGGATCGCATGACGTCGTAA
- the pdxY gene encoding pyridoxal kinase: MNDSLESHLVHGRRQRPDGPSPVDVISVQSQLVYGHAGNSAAVPPLRALGVRVAEVPTTLLSNAPFYPTTRGRVLPADWFADLLLGAEERGLPARAKMLVSGYFGSVGNGAAFADWLERVLPASPQLRYCLDPVIGDTHTGPYVEPGLETIFAERLLPHAWLVTPNAFELGRLTGLPSLAEADAIAASRALLQRGPEWVIAHSVGGDPGQLVTLAVSRDAVWRWSSPHLPVDVAGTGDVLMSLLVAFLLRGERFEQALSRSISGVHAALEATLANDHEEFDVLAAAPAALAQPHRFTAERIA, encoded by the coding sequence ATGAACGATTCCCTCGAAAGCCACCTGGTCCACGGTCGCCGCCAGCGTCCGGACGGTCCGTCGCCGGTCGACGTCATCTCGGTTCAATCGCAGCTTGTGTACGGCCACGCCGGCAACAGCGCCGCCGTGCCGCCGCTGCGTGCCCTCGGCGTGCGCGTGGCCGAAGTGCCGACCACGCTGCTCAGCAATGCCCCGTTCTATCCGACCACGCGCGGCCGCGTGCTGCCGGCCGACTGGTTCGCCGACCTGCTGCTGGGCGCGGAAGAACGCGGCCTGCCGGCGCGCGCGAAGATGCTGGTCTCCGGCTACTTCGGCAGCGTCGGCAACGGTGCCGCGTTCGCCGACTGGCTCGAGCGCGTGCTGCCCGCCTCGCCGCAGCTGCGCTACTGCCTGGACCCAGTGATTGGCGACACCCATACCGGTCCCTACGTGGAACCGGGGCTGGAAACCATCTTCGCCGAACGCCTGCTGCCGCACGCCTGGCTGGTCACGCCCAACGCGTTCGAACTGGGCCGCCTGACCGGCCTGCCGAGCCTGGCCGAAGCCGACGCCATCGCCGCCTCCCGCGCGCTGCTGCAGCGCGGTCCGGAGTGGGTGATTGCGCACAGCGTGGGCGGCGATCCGGGTCAGCTGGTCACTCTGGCGGTCAGCCGGGACGCGGTCTGGCGCTGGTCCTCGCCGCATCTGCCGGTCGACGTGGCCGGCACCGGCGACGTGTTGATGTCGCTGCTGGTCGCCTTCCTGCTGCGCGGCGAGCGCTTCGAGCAGGCCCTGTCGCGCTCGATCTCCGGCGTGCACGCCGCGCTGGAAGCGACCCTGGCCAACGACCACGAAGAATTCGACGTGCTGGCCGCCGCACCGGCGGCGCTGGCGCAGCCGCACCGCTTCACCGCCGAGCGGATCGCGTGA
- a CDS encoding prephenate dehydrogenase — translation MMQRPVVGIVGSAGAYGRWLRTFLEQRMGLEVIGHDPADPASDDPELLLERAQVLVFSAPIRHTPALIAEYVQRSAGREAGRLWLDVTSVKSEPVAAMLRSQAEVAGLHPMTAPPKAPTLKGRVMVVCEARLSAWQPWLAQLCAALEAECVLATPEHHDQVMALVQAMVHATHLAQAGVLRDYAALLGPLQDLMPYRSASFELDTAIIARILSLNPAIYEDIQFGNPHVAPMLDRLLAQLQTLRSQVEQGDDAARAAFRQQLLADNREHQGAALLANGNYTFERVGYLLADLTERNAISVHLPEDRPGSLRELLHVFERHGVSLASIHSSRTPGGEVHFRMGFVPGSDLQAMQRAAVEIDASGIGRVLPR, via the coding sequence GTGATGCAGCGTCCGGTGGTCGGCATCGTTGGCAGCGCCGGTGCCTACGGGCGCTGGCTGCGCACCTTCCTCGAGCAGCGCATGGGGCTGGAGGTGATCGGCCACGACCCGGCCGATCCGGCCTCGGACGATCCGGAGCTGCTGCTGGAACGCGCGCAGGTCCTGGTGTTCTCCGCGCCGATCCGGCACACCCCGGCGCTGATCGCCGAGTACGTGCAGCGCTCGGCGGGCCGTGAGGCGGGTCGCCTGTGGCTGGATGTGACCTCGGTCAAGAGCGAACCGGTCGCGGCGATGCTGCGCTCGCAGGCGGAGGTGGCAGGCCTGCACCCGATGACCGCGCCGCCCAAGGCGCCGACGCTGAAGGGCAGGGTGATGGTGGTGTGCGAAGCGCGGCTGTCGGCATGGCAGCCGTGGCTGGCGCAGCTGTGCGCGGCACTGGAAGCCGAATGCGTGCTCGCCACGCCCGAGCACCACGACCAGGTCATGGCGCTGGTGCAGGCGATGGTGCATGCGACCCACCTGGCCCAGGCCGGCGTGCTGCGCGACTACGCCGCACTGCTGGGTCCGCTGCAGGACCTGATGCCGTACCGGTCGGCCTCGTTCGAGCTGGATACCGCGATCATCGCGCGCATCCTGTCGCTCAACCCGGCCATCTACGAGGACATCCAGTTCGGCAACCCGCACGTGGCGCCGATGCTGGACCGGCTGCTGGCGCAGCTGCAGACGCTGCGCAGCCAAGTGGAACAGGGCGATGACGCCGCGCGCGCTGCGTTCCGCCAGCAACTTCTGGCCGACAACCGCGAACACCAGGGTGCCGCTCTGCTGGCCAACGGCAATTACACCTTCGAACGGGTCGGTTACCTGCTGGCCGACCTGACCGAGCGCAACGCGATCAGCGTGCACCTGCCGGAGGACCGTCCCGGGTCGCTGCGCGAACTGCTGCATGTGTTCGAGCGGCATGGGGTCAGCCTGGCCTCGATCCACTCCTCGCGCACGCCTGGCGGCGAAGTGCACTTTCGCATGGGGTTCGTACCTGGCAGCGACCTGCAGGCGATGCAGCGAGCGGCGGTGGAAATCGACGCCAGCGGCATCGGCCGGGTCCTGCCACGCTGA